A window of the Echeneis naucrates chromosome 3, fEcheNa1.1, whole genome shotgun sequence genome harbors these coding sequences:
- the LOC115041373 gene encoding piggyBac transposable element-derived protein 4-like — MPFRGRCPFRQYMPSKPAKYGIKIWAACDATSSYAWNLQVYTGKPDGGAPEKNQGMRVVLDMSQGLSGHNITCDNFFTSHKLGQELLKRKLTMVGTIRKNRSELPPQLLTSKNRPVKSFKFAYTADTSLVSYVPKKGKNVVLMSTLYGDGRICDQEHHKPEIIMDYNATNGGVDNMDKLVTGYSCKRRTLRWPLVIFFDMLDISAYNAFVIWMALNPEWKRVKLQKRRLFLEDLGKALVRPRIERRKHIPRTPASAAMVRRIQEENAGALSTQPTEPQSAEPEVVNTSNKKKRCEVCGPKMDRKTRYTCIKCKKYICNTHTVKLCPSCVV; from the exons ATGCCATTTAGGGGCCGCTGCCCCTTTCGGCAGTATATGCCATCTAAACCTGCAAAGTATGGTATAAAGATCTGGGCTGCCTGTGATGCCACTTCCTCATATGCTTGGAACTTACAAGTCTACACAGGGAAACCTGATGGAGGAGCCCCCGAGAAAAACCAAGGAATGAGAGTTGTCCTCGACATGTCTCAGGGACTCAGTGGACACAACATCACATGTGACAATTTTTTTACCTCGCACAAACTGGGACAGGAGCTCCTGAAGAGGAAGCTGACCATGGTGGGAACAATAAGGAAAAACAGGTCAGAGCTCCCACCTCAACTGCTGACTTCAAAGAACAGGCCTGTCAAGTCTTTCAAGTTTGCATACACGGCTGACACATCCCTGGTATCCTATGTGCCAAAGAAAGGCAAGAATGTGGTACTCATGAGTACACTGTACGGGGATGGAAGAATCTGTGACCAGGAACATCACAAACCAGAGATCATCATGGATTATAATGCCACAAATGGAGGGGTAGACAACATGGACAAGCTGGTGACGGGCTACAGCTGCAAACGGAGGACTCTACGCTGGCCACTGGTGATATTCTTTGACATGTTGGACATCTCAGCGTACAATGCCTTTGTCATTTGGATGGCACTGAACCCAGAGTGGAAACGAGTGAAGCTCCAGAAAAGACGGCTCTTTCTTGAGGATCTGGGAAAGGCATTGGTGAGACCACGAattgagagaagaaaacacatcCCCAGAACCCCAGCCTCTGCAGCCATGGTGAGGAGGATTCAGGAGGAGAATGCTGGTGCCCTGTCCACCCAACCGACAGAACCACAATCTGCAGAGCCTGAA GTTGTGAACACCAGCAACAAGAAGAAGCGGTGCGAAGTGTGCGGACCCAAGATGGACAGGAAAACACGATATACATGCATCAAGTGCAAAAAGTatatctgcaacacacacacagtaaagctCTGCCCCTCATGTGTTGTATAG
- the LOC115041372 gene encoding interleukin-18 receptor 1-like has product MVKLLVALLLFIFASLTGVCPQRARERESKPGEMVVLSCPKRFKANLVWGHHTPQKTYFMSNMSPAELAQMGVLVHGRTFVILSAGMNHQGNYSCSERNASGMFWFTLTVNKEKSKEYDENNKYIKSCYIQESCKLNCPDVKVPSNIIRNGVTWNKDSESFAKNGYFKSVEKKDQGIYTCTRRFLYGGQTYNMTFTVELNVEPNEFEKYAEIVSPLNNQVLNVDLGKEVVIDCKAVTTGEDDLLWFSGSSSVEKNSSSPVFYNYTEEIINDERKLKASLVFKKVSEKDLSKDYTCKLDSLSQSSSLVTITLRVHKAQPSYISLAPSIVGIVVVMVVTAVIYVKLKMDIALFFRDTLGCYRRTPDEKSYDAFLMCYESDTGLNTDDRKQLENVLEERFGYSLCLYDRDVLPGKATAEAVLDCVELSRTVVLVPTSPDPGLGSGLLSAIHEALVERQTRLILIKTDAVQVPTSGSTMETLEFLNDAGVCVTWRGTSSMSLSSSFWKQLRYYLPALQHTLTAKQDDKC; this is encoded by the exons ATGGTGAAATTGCTTGTGGCCCTTCTGCTTTTCATCTTTGCATCTCTGACAG GTGTGTGTCCCCaaagagccagagagagagagtcaaagCCCGGTGAGATGGTAGTGCTTTCTTGCCCCAAACGGTTTAAAGCCAATCTGGTTTGGGGACATCACACTCCTCAGAAGACGTATTTCATGAGCAACATGTCACCAGCTGAACTGGCCCAGATGGGTGTGCTCGTTCATGGAAGGACCTTTGTCATCCTGAGTGCAGGCATGAATCATCAGGGAAACTACTCTTGTTCTGAAAG AAACGCCAGTGGAATGTTCTGGTTCACGTTGacagtaaacaaagaaaagtccAAAGAGTATGACGAGAACAACAAGTATATCAAATCATGCTACATTCAAGAGTCCTGCAAATTGAATTGCCCTGATGTGAAAGTTCCTTCAAATATCATTAGAAATGGTGTCACATGGAACAAG GACAGTGAGTCATTCGCAAAAAATGGCTATTTCAAAAGTGTTGAAAAGAAAGACCAAGGCATCTACACCTGTACCAGACGTTTTCTGTATGGTGGTCAAACCTATAACATGACCTTCACTGTGGAACTTAATGTGGAACCAAACG AATTTGAGAAGTATGCAGAAATAGTCTCACCACTCAACAATCAAGTGTTGAACGTAGACTTGG GCAAAGAAGTGGTGATTGACTGTAAAGCTGTCACCACAGGTGAAGATGATTTGCTCTGGTTCAGTGGAAGCTCAAGTgtggagaaaaacagcagctcaccagTTTTCTACAACTACACAGA GGAAATAATCAATGACGAAAGAAAGCTGAAAGCATCTCTGGTCTTCAAAAAAGTGTCAGAAAAGGATCTTTCGAAAGACTATACCTGCAAACTGGACTCTCTCTCACAAAGTTCAAGCTTAGTCACGATCACCCTGCGTGTCCACAAAG CTCAGCCTTCTTACATTTCCCTGGCTCCGAGCATTGTGGGTATTGTGGTGGTAATGGTTGTGACAGCTGTTATctatgtgaaattaaaaatggaCATCGCTCTTTTCTTCAGAGACACTCTTGGCTGCTATAGACGCACCCCAG ATGAAAAAAGCTACGATGCCTTCTTGATGTGTTATGAGAGTGACACAGGACTAAACACTgatgacagaaaacagctggaaaatgtcttgGAAGAGAGATTTGGTTACAGTCTCTGCCTTTATGATCGTGATGTCTTACCAGGGAAAG CTACAGCAGAAGCAGTGTTAGACTGTGTAGAGCTGAGCCGGACGGTGGTTTTGGTCCCGACCTCTCCAGATCCAGGTCTCGGTTCTGGCCTGCTGAGTGCCATCCATGAGGCCCTCGTAGAGAGACAGACTCGTTTGATTCTCATTAAAACTGACGCAGTACAAGTTCCTACATCAGGTTCCACGATGGAGACCTTGGAGTTTCTTAATGACGCTGGAGTGTGTGTCACCTGGAGGGGCACTAGCTCCATGTCGTTGTCCTCCTCGTTCTGGAAACAGTTGCGTTACTATCTGCCGGCCTtgcaacacacactgacagctaaACAGgatgataaatgttaa